A genomic region of Arachis stenosperma cultivar V10309 chromosome 9, arast.V10309.gnm1.PFL2, whole genome shotgun sequence contains the following coding sequences:
- the LOC130949209 gene encoding RING-H2 finger protein ATL63-like: MAGILATAFILASYYYSRRRENPNDDEGETWWHQYYVSTSTTTRIGGDLDEDALKWMAVWKYKSGKSRADSCCVCLNEFEEGDSVRALPNCTHAFHPLCIQTWLKSHSTCPLCRRATAPVAPPYAVVEDLPLPAGTDTTTEEEEEERIHNNGNVDNNSLHRIIDIIRDDQLQVGGHDDDQSINKTIKKSVSMDPHSFSSSSSSSKSRYRSGGDQRSSKSCSYKRKHVLHSVFRSPIAMKRSFSGSARFSLITTASHTARH, translated from the coding sequence ATGGCGGGGATCTTGGCCACCGCTTTTATTCTTGCAAGTTACTACTATAGCCGCCGCAGAGAGAACCCCAACGATGATGAAGGCGAAACTTGGTGGCATCAATACTACGTCTCAACAAGCACCACAACCAGAATTGGCGGCGACTTAGATGAGGATGCGTTAAAGTGGATGGCAGTGTGGAAGTACAAGAGTGGCAAAAGCAGAGCCGATAGCTGTTGTGTTTGTTTGAATGAATTTGAAGAGGGAGACAGTGTTAGGGCTTTGCCGAACTGCACCCATGCTTTTCATCCTCTTTGCATTCAGACATGGCTCAAATCTCACTCCACCTGCCCTCTTTGTCGTCGTGCCACTGCCCCCGTAGCTCCCCCATACGCGGTGGTGGAGGACCTCCCTCTCCCTGCAGGAACTGACACTACTaccgaagaagaagaagaagaaaggataCATAATAACGGTAATGTTGATAACAACAGTCTGCACAgaataattgatataataagAGATGATCAACTTCAGGTAGGGGGTCATGATGATGATCAGTCCATTAATAAAACTATCAAGAAGTCAGTTTCTATGGACCCCCACTCATTCTCGTCGTCGTCTTCGTCATCAAAGAGCAGATACAGATCTGGTGGAGATCAAAGAAGCAGTAAGTCCTGCAGCTATAAGAGAAAACATGTATTGCATTCTGTATTCAGGAGCCCAATTGCTATGAAAAGGTCATTTTCCGGTAGTGCAAGATTCTCCCTTATTACCACAGCTAGTCACACAGCAAGGCACTAA
- the LOC130948172 gene encoding 31 kDa ribonucleoprotein, chloroplastic-like has protein sequence MAALESSLRVLAGGVHPSWCTNNRKAPQTISIRLLRTRVCTSVASSTSTSTATTPTPLHFQHELLQHTTNLKKLYASNLPWSLSPADVKALFSQCGTVTDVEMIKNKDGGLTGFAFITMSSAQEAQAAIHKFHSLQISGRTIKVELAKRFKKPRPPGPPAGETRHKIYASNLAWKVRSGHLREFVTENFREPVSARVVFDSSSGRCAGYGFVSFVTKEEAEDAISSLDGKELMGRAVRLKFSRKTIEEADTDSGKEEQGYHDQLEAP, from the exons ATGGCGGCTTTAGAATCAAGTCTGAGAGTGTTAGCAGGAGGAGTTCATCCTTCTTGGTGCACCAACAACAGAAAAGCACCCCAAACCATATCCATAAGGCTCCTCCGCACACGTGTCTGCACCTCTGTTGCTTCTTCCACCTCCACTTCCACTGCCACTACCCCTACCCCTTTGCATTTCCAACATGAACTTCTCCAGCACACCACAAACCTCAAGAAGCTTTACGCCTCTAACTTGCCCTGGTCACTCTCCCCCGCCGACGTCAAGGCTCTCTTTTCTCAATGCGGAACGGTTACCGATGTTGAG ATGATAAAGAACAAGGATGGTGGATTGACTGGCTTCGCCTTCATTACCATGTCTTCTGCCCAAGAGGCTCAGGCTGCTATTCATAAATTCCACTCTCTT CAAATATCAGGCCGGACAATTAAAGTAGAGCTTGCAAAGAGATTTAAGAAACCCCGTCCTCCAGGTCCTCCTGCCGGAGAGACGCGTCATAAAATTTATGCATCCAATCTTGCTTGGAAAGTAAGATCTGGCCATCTCAGAGAATTCGTCACTGAGAATTTTAGAGAACCAGTTTCAGCCAGAGTTGTGTTCGATAGTTCTTCTGGAAGATGTGCTGGGTATGgatttgtttcttttgttaCAAAGGAGGAAGCAGAGGATGCCATTTCTTCTTTGGATGGGAAG GAATTAATGGGGCGAGCGGTTCGCCTAAAATTTAGCCGaaagaccattgaagaagctGATACTGATAGTGGCAAAGAAGAGCAGGGTTATCATGATCAATTAGAAGCACCATAA